A genomic window from Osmia bicornis bicornis chromosome 6, iOsmBic2.1, whole genome shotgun sequence includes:
- the LOC114874506 gene encoding uncharacterized protein LOC114874506 isoform X2, which produces MSSSYVIEPRECGSEKKDDTLIIIVNDDGTISVDQETLQSLIMNQSNANVSVVRVGQAESDAETGDITLTVDPPPFTPAINSGTTTTDASSLVDPFMEMDPEQLERLETALQSEEAKQILGENVTAMLVEEQQNSIRYSIKLDHCYTSRLSPSDPKPKDPLPVIDSPTSDDGSQQYVRQLSPVPGTSKTSSPVGEVENTVALKPKTTVKTGKPVGRPRKNTTSVSLPASNSIRTSVGITSTPKSVRHPMSRNLANVVHPNSGKQQDKSNDENEEESSSSESSESEPSDNDSDFGPRGPRRGGIRARGGRKGLTTRGGSMAATRRRGPNKHMDMEQVRRLDMEMAAAVNAMKSPEKDDKSGGFGLVKGKRQLKSAIGRKKEDLQRVDSSSAANEEISVNFDKPLQTTNQVKANLINANMIKGDMILTKPGQGRSNQKVTFVQKQVLMKSNDLKNLEGKKQMMLPKGKFLSQAGTKFYATKDGKLVQIPVATKSITSNVPVAQIKGTIPQVSPAPQPNAIQSETPQIQPQQQQQQLVKVTSPSAVPKLKSYEVKKEKRKSDSLEAVIKTEVESVKSVENKVFDGAKKHPKKENRKSPGYTADALGPALFSTPDIIRRVGSNGDSKIQENVVTSLISTTPPAVVASSGSGGSIPQFTQSPSTTLSSPVSSSQLGTTSTPSEHVSTHSETPVTVEKRENGDSLVQYNEIESKPAIKPNVTEELPPALDSSSIEGEEHLLATLEMEASKHEEELLAEALLLQEELGVDLAENTTLVEQGGGVAASEALTSNNMLISPLISSEENEAKSSDSSAIVTSVPNATTIVAATGTVSTVARETKRKTTLKDEKEPIQIVRGGRVITLPPIEAPATRSKRLQTKPEPVQKTYEVVKRADKFSLITVQSRPQTVKNEIHSNVDQGGRNEDEVGAEEEEEEERAEEEEEDEAPNEEEEEDVEGVDEEQKRKQIGEDDDEEEEEEEEEDNSDSEDDPDRLWCICKRPHNNRFMICCDVCEDWFHGKCVHVSKAMGQQMEEKGIEWVCPNCAKKKSEEVKNKTNVPSIPGKQRIQSDPAIDDSVPSKSLASLGQTSSVSGETSLIASGVDYNSVKYSSGMQCVVCKKEARNSSIYCSDACILAHAQETLTKDKPVAGPAASPKGARSSPFDSASKLKADARVIVFERKTGRVLAGADAPTRSNLRTWLKENPTFEVVGANNLSSLQIGKAITTIQPQTPGRPGKPTMIAAGRGQNLPRMTYTKVPGSKQMILTAGNKKFTVISGGHQQQQEQQQQQQQLTQPSNTKSVQLKQTLLTQPNKGPLLFKTTTPKMLTPTHAKQPSIPSPKQTPIVKKPEVKQPNLQLKQPVKPSPPRKPEPEPIRLNIRKTLTELLSSRIKETEDLKLTDEEIAELAYNIELELYKYFKDTGAKYKAKYRSLVFNIKDTKNLTLFRKIADRSLTPDAVVRLSPDEMASQELAEWREKETKHQLEMIKKNELDLMAQAKSIVVKTHKGEQIIENDGGIDRVDPKTPVQDIVTALNSADSISSTVDDIEKEMDKLTEEERSRLKEDGKKMKGFDDKRRKDKDKEKEKDRGREKERDREKERGRDKDGRSKGRRGRSTSRSRRKHSREDRERSKTREKSRERKSRDKDGKRERDRDKERDRDRGRERSRTRDREKSKTRDKTGKDRGKQKDKEREKERERHRNSDGNARNRVGYESKDLDKREEERKRDTERKDDLSGSTTSLAEKPIEDRLWRHIEDETTTNTIDGNDSDVSDREPTSTVTIKTPDINEEVEREREPEPSPVERETPSKGGWQTVWRGFVNMVDVAKFFITAQEVSGHAKDLMDDLPDTVDVVGRISHETVWDYISKMKKTGSKEILVIRLTAANDEEKIPYITLYSYLNSRSRLGVVGNVSKNIKDFYIMPFSSQSTIPPVLLPLNGPGFEEHRPHLLLGIIVRNKRKRLAGIAPSAVPMKLSKKDTDRSYTPPLISVSKDKTGICNAANAVTCATTSTSVASTCAATMIAGAVTATTTATITYQKTCGASESAKEKHLVTQTTLDNLNKAHIGMSRSTLLDTAAICKIVPELSSKIDLTSSPGKAPLDDDGDEPYSPGQMDEQEIDLDLRTSVATTISMSASMGIDTTTVIDNSIISSSKSSNDLQRKMEELNRQIEEQKQQIQNISSSFLGESTSTLPGLGLDPPVTSDEGEEAYSPSDTRSFTPPPPSGISKFTQPILEKVSNITIPPNLQEILANVKRQESSKVDPYLPSKPSATFLTTVNSSVYQNSEKYSSPSPSKISVSGSSSKSSNEKSLFDVTNHRESVSKEKEREKEKESKSTLSSLSDLDLIRKAEEELAAVAAASAASAATSDSSGSDSNSQSSLPTTTVSLPTIMAGSSPTVMPVSTASISSLIPDTSSPPPPLPSSLPPLPPILPLPVPLPVPHPLSISPRDGNSYKSPFSEPFKRNITPEQPKPPGLEDEDFPPFPSTPPNVDNNGSKSMGSRSKFVPKSGIVMSVKRKLSDEANIPASSSSPTKSSRVKSRWGQGPSESGD; this is translated from the exons atgtcTAGCTCGTATGTTATCGAACCACGTGAGTGTGGATCAGAAAAAAAGGACGATACATTGATTATCATTGTCAATGATGATGGTACAATATCTGTGGATCAAGAAACTTTACAAAGTTTAATCA TGAATCAATCCAATGCAAATGTTAGCGTTGTTAGGGTAGGGCAGGCTGAGTCAGACGCAGAAACTGGAGATATCACATTGACTGTAGATCCTCCGCCATTTACACCTGCAATCAATTCTGGAACTACAACGACCGACGCGAGCAGTTTGGTCGATCCTTTCATGGAAATGGATCCAGAACAGTTAGAGAGATTAGAGACAGCCTTACAAAGCGAAGAAGCGAAACAGATTCTTGGAGAGAATGTTACCGCAATGCTTG TAGAAGAACAACAGAATTCTATAAGGTATAGCATTAAATTGGATCACTGTTATACGAGTAGATTATCACCTTCTGATCCAAAACCAAAGGATCCGCTGCCTGTTATCGATTCACCTACCTCTGACGATGGTTCTCAACAATATGTACGTCAACTTTCGCCCGTTCCTGGAACCTCTAAAACATCCTCGCCAGTCGGCGAAGTTGAAAATACAGTTGCGTTAAAACCGAAGACTACTGTAAAAACT GGTAAACCTGTGGGTCGTCCCCGGAAGAATACCACGTCGGTTTCCTTACCTGCTTCAAATAGtataagaacctccgttggtATAACGAGTACACCTAAATCAGTCAGGCATCCGATGTCGAGAAATTTAGCAAACGTAGTTCATCCGAATAGTGGAAAAC AACAAGATAAGTCTAACGATGAGAACGAAGAAGAATCTTCATCCTCCGAGTCATCCGAATCGGAACCGTCTGATAACGACTCAGATTTCGGTCCACGTGGGCCTAGAAGAGGAGGTATACGTGCTAGAGGTGGTAGGAAAGGCCTTACTACTAGAGGAGGAAGCATGGCAGCAACTCGTAGAAGAGGTCCAAACAAACACATGGACATGGAGCAAGTTCGTCGGTTAGATATGGAAATGGCTGCTGCCGTTAATGCTATGAAAAGTCCCGAGAAAGATGACAAGTCAG GAGGGTTTGGTCTTGTTAAAGGTAAAAGACAACTTAAATCGGCTATCGGACGCAAGAAAGAAGATTTACAACGCGTCGACTCGTCTTCGGCTGCGAACGAGGAAATCTCGGTGAACTTCGATAAACCGTTGCAAACAACGAATCAGGTTAAAGCAAATTTGATAAACGCCAACATGATCAAAGGTGACATGATTCTAACGAAACCTGGCCAGGGAAGAAGCAATCAGAAAGTAACTTTCGTGCAGAAACAAGTGCTCATGAAGTCTAATGATCTGAAAAATCTTGAGGGGAAGAAGCAAATGATGCTTCCAAAGGGGAAATTTTTGAGCCAAGCTGGAACCAAATTCTATGCGACCAAAGATGGAAAGTTAGTTCAAATTCCTGTAGCTACTAAAAGTATAACGTCGAACGTACCAGTCGCACAAATAAAAGGAACGATACCACAAGTGTCTCCGGCACCACAGCCTAACGCCATACAGAGCGAAACACCACAAATACAAccacagcagcagcagcaacagttGGTAAAAGTGACTTCGCCCAGTGCCGTACCAAAACTAAAATCTTACGAggtaaaaaaagagaaaaggaaatcAGACAGCTTGGAAGCTGTTATCAAAACGGAAGTCGAGTCTGTAAAATCAGTGGAAAACAAAGTATTCGATG GCGCGAAGAAACAtccgaagaaagaaaatcgcAAATCGCCAGGATATACGGCAGACGCATTAGGCCCGGCGCTATTCTCCACTCCGGATATTATTCGACGCGTCGGTTCGAACGGCGATTCGAAAATTCAGGAAAACGTTGTGACGTCTTTGATTTCTACCACACCGCCTGCAGTTGTTGCTTCTTCCGGAAGTGGAGGTTCTATCCCACAATTTACGCAATCTCCATCAACGACGTTGTCTTCGCCGGTATCGTCGAGTCAGTTAG GTACTACTTCGACGCCTTCCGAACATGTTAGCACGCATTCGGAAACTCCTGTAACGGTGGAAAAGCGAGAAAACGGCGATTCCTTGGTGCAATACAATGAAATCGAATCTAAGCCGGCTATAAAGCCTAACGTAACAGAAGAGTTACCACCAGCTTTGGATTCGA gCAGTATAGAAGGCGAGGAACATTTATTAGCTACCTTAGAAATGGAGGCCAGTAAGCACGAAGAAGAATTACTCGCGGAAGCGTTGTTATTACAAGAGGAACTTGGAGTTGACTTAGCTGAGAAT ACTACGCTCGTCGAACAAGGAGGAGGCGTGGCAGCGAGCGAAGCATTGACTTCGAATAATATGCTTATCTCTCCTCTGATCTCATCCGAGGAAAACGAGGCTAAATCATCGGACAGTAGTGCAATTGTAACGAGTGTGCCGAATGCCACAACGATCGTCGCTGCAACGGGAACAGTTTCAACCGTGGCTAGGGAAACGAAAAGGAAAACCACTTTGAAAGACGAGAAGGAGCCTATTCAGATCGTTCGCGGTGGACGCGTAATTACTTTACCCCCTATCGAGGCACCGGCAACTCGAAGTAAACGATTGCAAACGAAACCTGAACCCGTTCAGAAAACCTACGAGGTTGTTAAACGAGCGGACAAGTTTAG TCTGATAACTGTACAATCCAGGCCGCAAActgtaaaaaatgaaattcattcgAACGTAGACCAAGGTGGAAGAAACGAGGATGAAGTTGGAgcagaggaggaggaggaggaggaacgagcggaagaggaggaagaagacgAGGCTCCAaacgaggaggaggaggaggatgtAGAGGGCGTAGACGAGGAACAAAAACGAAAGCAAATTGGCGAGGACGATGatgaggaggaggaggaagaagaagaggaagacaATTCAGATTCGGAAGACGATCCCGATAGGCTGTGGTGTATATGCAAGCGGCCACATAACAATCGTTTCATGATTTGTTGCGACGTATGCGAGGATTGGTTCCACGGGAAATGCGTGCACGTCAGCAAAGCCATGG GACAACAAATGGAGGAAAAGGGGATTGAATGGGTTTGCCCGAATTGCGCGAAAAAGAAAAGCGAGGAGGTGAAGAATAAAACGAATGTACCAAGTATCCCTGGAAAGCAGCGGATTCAATCGGATCCTGCGATCGATGATTCGGTTCCTTCGAAAAGTCTCGCCTCTCTTGGTCAAACGTCGTCCGTTAGCGGAGAAACGTCTTTGATAGCATCCGGTGTCGACTACAATAGCGTTAAATATTCCAGCGGTATGCAGTGCGTCGTTTGTAAGAAAGAAGCAAGAAATTCTAGCATTTATTGTTCCGACGCGTGCATACTCGCGCACGCCCAAGAAACTTTGACCAAAGATAAGCCAGTAGCGGGACCAGCGGCAAGTCCGAAAGGCGCTAGATCCTCGCCGTTCGATTCAGCTTCGAAATTGAAAGCCGACGCTAGAGTGATTGTTTTTGAGAGGAAAACGGGTAGAGTGTTAGCCG GAGCCGATGCTCCAACGAGATCAAATTTACGTACGTGGTTAAAAGAGAACCCTACGTTCGAGGTGGTCGGAGCAAATAATCTAAGCTCATTGCAAATAGGAAAAGCGATTACGACTATTCAACCACAGACACCTGGTAGACCG GGCAAACCAACCATGATAGCAGCTGGAAGGGGACAAAATTTACCAAGGATGACGTACACTAAAGTGCCTGGTTCGAAACAAATGATATTAACAGCAGGGAACAAAAAATTCACAGTCATTTCTGGGGGCCATCAACAGCAACAagaacaacagcagcagcagcaacagttAACACAGCCATCAAACACAAAGTCAGTACAATTGAAGCAAACTTTACTGACTCAGCCGAACAAAGGTCCTCTGTTGTTTAAAACTACGACGCCGAAGATGCTCACTCCTACGCACGCCAAACAGCCGAGTATACCATCTCCGAAGCAAACGCCAATCGTTAAGAAACCGGAAGTGAAGCAGCCGAATTTGCAATTGAAACAACCGGTTAAACCAAGCCCGCCTAGAAAGCCTGAACCCGAACCGATCAGATTGAACATACGAAAAACATTGACGGAATTATTATCTAGCCGCATAAAGGAGACGGAAGATCTGAAACTAACCGACGAGGAGATCGCTGAGTTGGCATACAACATCGAGCTGGAGCTGTATAAATACTTTAAAGACACCGGAGCAAAATATAAGGCCAAGTACAGGAGTCTCGTGTTCAATATAAAGGACACGAAGAACTTGACGTTGTTCAGAAAAATAGCTGATAGATCCTTAACTCCGGACGCGGTGGTAAGATTAAGCCCCGACGAAATGGCCAGCCAGGAATTAGCCGAATGGCGGGAAAAGGAAACGAAACATCAGCTGGAGATGATCAAGAAGAACGAATTAGATTTAATGGCTCAGGCTAAATCCATCGTGGTCAAAACGCACAAAGGTGAACAGATAATAGAAAACGACGGAGGTATCGATCGGGTTGATCCAAAAACTCCTGTGCAAGATATAGTGACAGCGTTGAACAGCGCCGACAGTATAAGCTCTACGGTGGATGacattgaaaaagaaatggatAAATTAACCGAGGAGGAAAGATCGAGGCTGAAGGAGGATGGCAAGAAGATGAAAGGTTTCGATGATAAAAGGAGGAAAGATAAAGAcaaggagaaggagaaagatAGAGGTAGGGAAAAGGAGAGGgatagagagaaagaaaggggGAGAGATAAAGATGGTCGTTCGAAAGGCAGACGCGGGAGGAGTACCAGCAGGAGTAGACGCAAACACAGCAGAGAGGATAGAGAACGAAGTAAAACCAGAGAAAAGAGTCGGGAAAGAAAGTCGAGAGACAAAGATGGTAAACGCGAAAGGGATCGCGACAAGGAACGGGATCGAGACAGAGGTCGAGAACGATCCAGAACGAGGGATAGGGAAAAATCTAAGACCCGCGATAAAACCGGCAAGGATAGAGGTAAACAGAAGGACAAAGAAAGGGAGAAGGAAAGAGAACGCCATAGAAACAGCGATGGCAATGCGAGGAACCGTGTTGGGTATGAATCAAAGGACCTTGATAAAAgggaggaagaaaggaagagagaTACGGAGAGGAAGGATGATTTATCAGGTTCAACGACATCTTTGGCGGAGAAACCTATCGAGGATCGCCTTTGGCGTCACATAGAAGACGAGACAACGACCAACACCATCGATGGAAACGATTCCGACGTCTCGGACAGAGAACCAACTTCTACGGTCACCATTAAAACCCCGGACATCAACGAGGAGgtcgagagagaaagggaaCCAGAACCGAGTCCCGTCGAAAGAGAGACTCCTTCCAAAGGTGGTTGGCAAACCGTTTGGAGGGGTTTCGTGAACATGGTGGATGTCGCCAAGTTCTTCATCACCGCTCAGGAAGTGAGCGGGCACGCTAAGGATCTGATGGACGATCTCCCGGACACCGTGGACGTCGTCGGTAGAATAAGTCACGAAACCGTATGGGATTACATCTCGAAGATGAAGAAGACTGGTTCGAAGGAGATTTTGGTAATCCGGCTTACAGCAGCCAACGACGAGGAGAAAATTCCGTACATAACTCTGTACAGTTATCTGAACAGCAGAAGTCGACTCGGGGTAGTTGGGAACGTATCGAAGAATATCAAAGACTTTTATATAATGCCATTTTCCAGTCAGAGCACGATACCGCCGGTTCTCTTGCCGTTGAACGGTCCCGGTTTCGAGGAACACAGGCCGCATCTCCTTTTAGGTATAATTGTTCGTAACAAGAGGAAACGTCTGGCGGGTATCGCGCCGTCGGCGGTGCCGATGAAGTTGTCGAAGAAGGATACCGATCGGAGTTACACGCCACCGTTGATCAGTGTCTCGAAGGATAAGACCGGTATCTGTAACGCGGCCAACGCCGTTACGTGTGCGACCACGTCGACGAGCGTGGCCTCAACTTGCGCGGCGACGATGATAGCCGGGGCAGTTACGGCTACGACCACGGCGACGATTACGTATCAGAAAACGTGCGGTGCGAGCGAATCTGCGAAAGAGAAACATCTTGTAACGCAAACTACTCTTGATAATTTGAACAAAGCGCATATAGGAATGTCCAGAAGCACGTTACTAGACACCGCGGCCATATGTAAAATCGTTCCCGAATTGTCGTCGAAGATCGACCTAACCTCTTCGCCTGGTAAAGCCCCCCTCGACGACGACGGTGACGAACCGTACAGCCCTGGTCAAATGGACGAACAAGAGATTGATCTTGATCTACGAACATCGGTGGCGACAACAATATCGATGTCCGCCTCAATGGGTATCGATACGACAACGGTAATCGATAACAGTATTATTTCGTCAAGTAAAAGTTCCAACGATCTCCAGCGAAAGATGGAGGAACTAAATAGACAGATCGAGGAACAGAAGCAACAAATACAAAACATTAGCTCGTCGTTTCTCGGTGAATCAACGTCTACTTTGCCG GGCTTAGGGCTGGACCCACCGGTGACCAGCGACGAAGGCGAGGAAGCGTACAGCCCTTCCGACACAAGGTCGTTCACGCCGCCTCCGCCATCGGGTATTTCGAAATTTACACAGCCGATTCTCGAGAAAGTATCGAACATAACGATACCGCCGAATTTGCAAGAGATTCTGGCGAACGTGAAACGCCAGGAGAGCTCGAAAGTGGATCCATACCTACCGTCTAAGCCCAGTGCCACATTTCTAACCACCGTTAATTCGTCGGTTTATCAGAACTCTGAGAAATATTCATCACCGTCTCCCTCGAAGATCTCCGTCAGTGGATCATCCAGCAAGTCGAGCAACGAGAAGTCTCTGTTCGATGTGACTAATCATCGGGAATCTGTTtcgaaggagaaagagagagaaaaggagaaggaaAGTAAGAGCACTCTAAGCTCGTTGAGCGACTTGGACTTAATTAGAAAAGCGGAGGAAGAATTGGCGGCCGTTGCTGCCGCCTCGGCGGCATCGGCAGCGACCTCCGATAGCAGCGGATCGGACAGTAATTCCCAATCATCTTTACCTACAACCACCGTGTCGCTTCCAACGATCATGGCTGGTTCCTCGCCAACTGTGATGCCGGTGTCCACCGCGAGTATCTCCAGTTTAATTCCAGACACCTCTTCACCTCCGCCTCCTCTTCCATCGTCGCTTCCTCCACTTCCGCCCATTCTTCCTCTTCCCGTACCTCTTCCCGTGCCTCATCCTCTTTCCATATCTCCACGCGATGGGAATTCGTACAAGAGTCCCTTTTCAGAACCATTCAAGCGAAACATAACACCGGAACAACCGAAACCTCCCGGTCTCGAGGACGAAGACTTCCCTCCATTCCCATCCACGCCTCCAAACGTGGATAACAACGGGTCCAAGTCGATGGGATCGCGCTCGAAGTTCGTTCCAAAGAGTGGAATCGTGATGAGCGTTAAACGAAAACTCAGCGACGAGGCAAACATCCCCGCGTCTTCTTCCAGTCCCACTAAATCGTCGAGAGTTAAGTCCCGATGGGGCCAGGGACCATCGGAGTCGGGCGATTAG